The DNA segment TCACTCTATTGCCCTGCGGTCCGTCGGTAGTCGATCTGCGGGCGGTGACGGAGGCAATCCGAGTCGTTCGGCAAATCCAGGACATTCGAAAGGGGATACCCTCGGGCTGGATTGTTCCCAACCGGCTGCAAATTCAATATCGACTGAGCCAGGAATTCATGGAAACGGTGGGGACGCTGGCAATTCCGGCGACCAGTCCTATTCGGCTCCGGCAGGCCTACGCCGATGCGGCTGGGCAAGGAACCGTCGTGTGGAGAATGGGACTCAGAGCCAAAGACGCCGCCACAGAGATTCAGAATGTTTTGAGGGAAGTCTATGAATCAGCCACGACGATCGATGAGCGCCGCACTGCAAACGGTTGAGTTGTCACCCGAAGCTATGGCTCTGATCAAGGAGGGAACTCCGAAGCCACAAGTCGAGAGGCCGGTGCTCGTTCCAGATCGGGTTGCTACCATTCTGGAGGAGACTCCGCCGCGACAAAAGGCAACGAGACAAAAACCTGTTCCTCAACCACCGGGCTGG comes from the Verrucomicrobiales bacterium genome and includes:
- a CDS encoding ParA family protein; its protein translation is MIWAFTNMKGGVGKSTLAVHFSAWLHDQGHKVALIDTDVQKSSSTWLQEASPETPIFRLPTPDDVLDQLPKLQTQFDHIVVDGPGGLSELTRTILFLADITLLPCGPSVVDLRAVTEAIRVVRQIQDIRKGIPSGWIVPNRLQIQYRLSQEFMETVGTLAIPATSPIRLRQAYADAAGQGTVVWRMGLRAKDAATEIQNVLREVYESATTIDERRTANG